One region of Salvelinus namaycush isolate Seneca chromosome 3, SaNama_1.0, whole genome shotgun sequence genomic DNA includes:
- the LOC120044528 gene encoding melanoregulin-like: MGAAFKRFCARFCCCCCCYSDDESEEEKEPLISPDTLEYFDREAKKRREQEQNLWSEPGDPSHSERDDDRILYNLIQNRNQTRRGSLAHRRLSVDIEGMRDLRREVRDKWKMILENLGFMAEAESLLTVSASASYDRMKNASASRTLLHTLHSETSIFNTREAPPERYLFILDRLIYLDAAEDFLAKARRFYPKRDTDDEDEDNPLAVNLPLLLARVNRTMNGEGGDDEDERLDEEDGSGREDNF, translated from the exons ATGGGGGCTGCCTTCAAGAGGTTCTGTGCTCGgttctgttgctgctgctgctgctatagCGATGATGAaagtgaggaggagaaggagcctTTAATCAG TCCTGACACTTTGGAGTACTTTGACCGCGAGGCGAAGAAGCGAAGGGAACAGGAACAGAATCTATGGAGTGAGCCAGGCGACCCGAGCCACTCGGAGAGAGACGATGACCGGATCCTGTACAACCTCATCCAGAACAGGAACCAGACCCGCAGGGGCTCGCTG GCACACCGGCGTCTGAGTGTGGACATTGAGGGTATGAGAGATCTGCGTCGGGAGGTCAGGGACAAGTGGAAGATGATCCTGGAGAATTTAG GGTTCATGGCGGAGGCGGAGTCTCTGCTGACGGTGTCTGCCAGTGCGTCGTATGACCGTATGAAGAACGCCTCGGCGTCACGCACACTACTGCACACTCTCCACTCTGAGACGTCTATCTTCAACACCCGGGAGGCCCCACCTGAGAGATACCTCTTCATCCTG GATCGTCTCATATACCTGGATGCTGCTGAGGACTTCTTGGCGAAGGCTAGACGCTTCTATCCCAAGCGTGATACTGATGATGAAGATGAGGACAACCCATTAGCCGTCAACCTGCCGTTGCTACTGGCCAGAGTGAACCGCACCATGAACGGAGAAGGGGGCGATGATGAGGACGAGAGGCTGGATGAGGAAGATgggagtggaagagaggacaacTTCTAG
- the LOC120035627 gene encoding stAR-related lipid transfer protein 3-like isoform X2, translated as MPGGVDYGEFGGSLPAIASLNASYSTTVSLPSPHYLVVPPGEKKVISDVRRTFCLFVTFDLLFISLLWIIELNINNSIWQSLELEVVKYNFQSSFFDIFLLALFRFLCLQLGYAALRLRHWWVIALLSQNAFGYVLPITSFVVAWLETWFLDFKVLSIEAGDERAYLAAVNAASERASMIYPRAVSEGQFYSPPESLAGSEEDLDEEGLGRRAVSPQEKELVRQGKEAMAVVEQILAQEENWKFEKNNDAGDSVYTLEIPFHGKTFILKAFMQCPAELVYQEVILQPEKMAQWNKTVSGCQILQRVDDNTLVSYDISSGAAGGVVSARDFVNVRRVERKRDCYISAGMATDHGAKPPHSRYVRGENGPGGFVVLKSSSNPSVCTFIWVLNTDLKGRLPRYLIHQSLAATMFEFMAHLRQRITDLRSTR; from the exons ATGCCGGGCGGAGTGGACTATGGGGAGTTTGGGGGGAGCCTTCCTGCCATCGCCTCTCTGAATGCGTCCTACTCCACCACTgtatccctcccctccccccactACCTGGTGGTGCCCCCTGGGGAGAAGAAGGTCATCTCGGACGTCCGTCGCACCTTTTGTCTCTTTGTCACCTTTGACCTCCTCTTCATCTCCCTGCTGTGGATCATCGAGCTCAAT ATCAATAACTCCATTTGGCAGAGCCTTGAGCTGGAGGTTGTCAAGTACAACTTTCAGTCCTCCTTCTTTGACATCTTT CTCCTTGCCTTGTTTCGTTTCCTGTGTCTCCAGTTGGGCTATGCTGCTCTGCGTCTGAGGCACTGGTGGGTGATTGCG CTGCTATCCCAGAATGCCTTTGGCTATGTGTTACCCATCACATCCTTTGTGGTGGCGTGGCTGGAGACGTGGTTCCTGGACTTCAAGGTGCTCTCCATAGAGGCTGGTGATGAGAGAG CCTACCTAGCAGCAGTGAACGCAGCGTCGGAGCGAGCTTCCATGATCTACCCACGCGCTGTGTCTGAAGGACAGTTCTACTCTCCACCTGAATCCCTCGCAG GGTCTGAGGAGGACCTGGATGAGGAGGGGCTGGGTCGCAGGGCAGTCTCCCCCCAGGAGAAGGAGCTGGTGAGGCAGGGTAAAGAGGCCATGGCCGTGGTGGAACAGATCCTGGCCCAGGAGGAGAACTGGAAGTTTGAGAAGAACAAT GACGCGGGGGATTCTGTGTACACACTGGAGATCCCCTTCCATGGAAAGACCTTCATTCTCAAG GCCTTCATGCAGTGTCCAGCAGAGCTGGTGTACCAGGAGGTGATCTTACAGCCAGAGAAGATGGCCCAGTGGAACAAAACTGTTTCTGGCTGCCAG ATCCTCCAGAGAGTGGATGACAACACCCTGGTGTCGTACGATATCTCTTCCGGAGCAGCAGGGGGGGTAGTGTCTGCCAG GGACTTTGTGAATGTGAGGCGGGTGGAACGCAAACGAGACTGCTACATCTCTGCTGGCATGGCAACCGACCATGGCGCCAAGCCTCCGCACAGTCGCTATGTCAG AGGTGAGAATGGTCCAGGAGGGTTTGTGGTCCTGAAGTCCAGCAGTAACCCCTCGGTTTGTACTTTTATCTGGGTGCTCAACACAGACCTCAAG GGTCGACTGCCCCGCTACCTTATCCACCAGAGTCTGGCTGCCACCATGTTTGAGTTTATGGCCCATCTACGCCAGCGCATCACTGACCTACGGTCCACTCGCTAG
- the LOC120035627 gene encoding stAR-related lipid transfer protein 3-like isoform X1: MPGGVDYGEFGGSLPAIASLNASYSTTVSLPSPHYLVVPPGEKKVISDVRRTFCLFVTFDLLFISLLWIIELNINNSIWQSLELEVVKYNFQSSFFDIFLLALFRFLCLQLGYAALRLRHWWVIAITTLVTSSFLVAKVILSNLLSQNAFGYVLPITSFVVAWLETWFLDFKVLSIEAGDERAYLAAVNAASERASMIYPRAVSEGQFYSPPESLAGSEEDLDEEGLGRRAVSPQEKELVRQGKEAMAVVEQILAQEENWKFEKNNDAGDSVYTLEIPFHGKTFILKAFMQCPAELVYQEVILQPEKMAQWNKTVSGCQILQRVDDNTLVSYDISSGAAGGVVSARDFVNVRRVERKRDCYISAGMATDHGAKPPHSRYVRGENGPGGFVVLKSSSNPSVCTFIWVLNTDLKGRLPRYLIHQSLAATMFEFMAHLRQRITDLRSTR; the protein is encoded by the exons ATGCCGGGCGGAGTGGACTATGGGGAGTTTGGGGGGAGCCTTCCTGCCATCGCCTCTCTGAATGCGTCCTACTCCACCACTgtatccctcccctccccccactACCTGGTGGTGCCCCCTGGGGAGAAGAAGGTCATCTCGGACGTCCGTCGCACCTTTTGTCTCTTTGTCACCTTTGACCTCCTCTTCATCTCCCTGCTGTGGATCATCGAGCTCAAT ATCAATAACTCCATTTGGCAGAGCCTTGAGCTGGAGGTTGTCAAGTACAACTTTCAGTCCTCCTTCTTTGACATCTTT CTCCTTGCCTTGTTTCGTTTCCTGTGTCTCCAGTTGGGCTATGCTGCTCTGCGTCTGAGGCACTGGTGGGTGATTGCG ATCACCACTCTAGTGACAAGCTCCTTCCTTGTAGCCAAAGTCATTCTCTCCAAT CTGCTATCCCAGAATGCCTTTGGCTATGTGTTACCCATCACATCCTTTGTGGTGGCGTGGCTGGAGACGTGGTTCCTGGACTTCAAGGTGCTCTCCATAGAGGCTGGTGATGAGAGAG CCTACCTAGCAGCAGTGAACGCAGCGTCGGAGCGAGCTTCCATGATCTACCCACGCGCTGTGTCTGAAGGACAGTTCTACTCTCCACCTGAATCCCTCGCAG GGTCTGAGGAGGACCTGGATGAGGAGGGGCTGGGTCGCAGGGCAGTCTCCCCCCAGGAGAAGGAGCTGGTGAGGCAGGGTAAAGAGGCCATGGCCGTGGTGGAACAGATCCTGGCCCAGGAGGAGAACTGGAAGTTTGAGAAGAACAAT GACGCGGGGGATTCTGTGTACACACTGGAGATCCCCTTCCATGGAAAGACCTTCATTCTCAAG GCCTTCATGCAGTGTCCAGCAGAGCTGGTGTACCAGGAGGTGATCTTACAGCCAGAGAAGATGGCCCAGTGGAACAAAACTGTTTCTGGCTGCCAG ATCCTCCAGAGAGTGGATGACAACACCCTGGTGTCGTACGATATCTCTTCCGGAGCAGCAGGGGGGGTAGTGTCTGCCAG GGACTTTGTGAATGTGAGGCGGGTGGAACGCAAACGAGACTGCTACATCTCTGCTGGCATGGCAACCGACCATGGCGCCAAGCCTCCGCACAGTCGCTATGTCAG AGGTGAGAATGGTCCAGGAGGGTTTGTGGTCCTGAAGTCCAGCAGTAACCCCTCGGTTTGTACTTTTATCTGGGTGCTCAACACAGACCTCAAG GGTCGACTGCCCCGCTACCTTATCCACCAGAGTCTGGCTGCCACCATGTTTGAGTTTATGGCCCATCTACGCCAGCGCATCACTGACCTACGGTCCACTCGCTAG
- the LOC120035627 gene encoding stAR-related lipid transfer protein 3-like isoform X4: MPGGVDYGEFGGSLPAIASLNASYSTTVSLPSPHYLVVPPGEKKVISDVRRTFCLFVTFDLLFISLLWIIELNLLALFRFLCLQLGYAALRLRHWWVIALLSQNAFGYVLPITSFVVAWLETWFLDFKVLSIEAGDERAYLAAVNAASERASMIYPRAVSEGQFYSPPESLAGSEEDLDEEGLGRRAVSPQEKELVRQGKEAMAVVEQILAQEENWKFEKNNDAGDSVYTLEIPFHGKTFILKAFMQCPAELVYQEVILQPEKMAQWNKTVSGCQILQRVDDNTLVSYDISSGAAGGVVSARDFVNVRRVERKRDCYISAGMATDHGAKPPHSRYVRGENGPGGFVVLKSSSNPSVCTFIWVLNTDLKGRLPRYLIHQSLAATMFEFMAHLRQRITDLRSTR; this comes from the exons ATGCCGGGCGGAGTGGACTATGGGGAGTTTGGGGGGAGCCTTCCTGCCATCGCCTCTCTGAATGCGTCCTACTCCACCACTgtatccctcccctccccccactACCTGGTGGTGCCCCCTGGGGAGAAGAAGGTCATCTCGGACGTCCGTCGCACCTTTTGTCTCTTTGTCACCTTTGACCTCCTCTTCATCTCCCTGCTGTGGATCATCGAGCTCAAT CTCCTTGCCTTGTTTCGTTTCCTGTGTCTCCAGTTGGGCTATGCTGCTCTGCGTCTGAGGCACTGGTGGGTGATTGCG CTGCTATCCCAGAATGCCTTTGGCTATGTGTTACCCATCACATCCTTTGTGGTGGCGTGGCTGGAGACGTGGTTCCTGGACTTCAAGGTGCTCTCCATAGAGGCTGGTGATGAGAGAG CCTACCTAGCAGCAGTGAACGCAGCGTCGGAGCGAGCTTCCATGATCTACCCACGCGCTGTGTCTGAAGGACAGTTCTACTCTCCACCTGAATCCCTCGCAG GGTCTGAGGAGGACCTGGATGAGGAGGGGCTGGGTCGCAGGGCAGTCTCCCCCCAGGAGAAGGAGCTGGTGAGGCAGGGTAAAGAGGCCATGGCCGTGGTGGAACAGATCCTGGCCCAGGAGGAGAACTGGAAGTTTGAGAAGAACAAT GACGCGGGGGATTCTGTGTACACACTGGAGATCCCCTTCCATGGAAAGACCTTCATTCTCAAG GCCTTCATGCAGTGTCCAGCAGAGCTGGTGTACCAGGAGGTGATCTTACAGCCAGAGAAGATGGCCCAGTGGAACAAAACTGTTTCTGGCTGCCAG ATCCTCCAGAGAGTGGATGACAACACCCTGGTGTCGTACGATATCTCTTCCGGAGCAGCAGGGGGGGTAGTGTCTGCCAG GGACTTTGTGAATGTGAGGCGGGTGGAACGCAAACGAGACTGCTACATCTCTGCTGGCATGGCAACCGACCATGGCGCCAAGCCTCCGCACAGTCGCTATGTCAG AGGTGAGAATGGTCCAGGAGGGTTTGTGGTCCTGAAGTCCAGCAGTAACCCCTCGGTTTGTACTTTTATCTGGGTGCTCAACACAGACCTCAAG GGTCGACTGCCCCGCTACCTTATCCACCAGAGTCTGGCTGCCACCATGTTTGAGTTTATGGCCCATCTACGCCAGCGCATCACTGACCTACGGTCCACTCGCTAG
- the LOC120035627 gene encoding stAR-related lipid transfer protein 3-like isoform X3: MPGGVDYGEFGGSLPAIASLNASYSTTVSLPSPHYLVVPPGEKKVISDVRRTFCLFVTFDLLFISLLWIIELNLLALFRFLCLQLGYAALRLRHWWVIAITTLVTSSFLVAKVILSNLLSQNAFGYVLPITSFVVAWLETWFLDFKVLSIEAGDERAYLAAVNAASERASMIYPRAVSEGQFYSPPESLAGSEEDLDEEGLGRRAVSPQEKELVRQGKEAMAVVEQILAQEENWKFEKNNDAGDSVYTLEIPFHGKTFILKAFMQCPAELVYQEVILQPEKMAQWNKTVSGCQILQRVDDNTLVSYDISSGAAGGVVSARDFVNVRRVERKRDCYISAGMATDHGAKPPHSRYVRGENGPGGFVVLKSSSNPSVCTFIWVLNTDLKGRLPRYLIHQSLAATMFEFMAHLRQRITDLRSTR; the protein is encoded by the exons ATGCCGGGCGGAGTGGACTATGGGGAGTTTGGGGGGAGCCTTCCTGCCATCGCCTCTCTGAATGCGTCCTACTCCACCACTgtatccctcccctccccccactACCTGGTGGTGCCCCCTGGGGAGAAGAAGGTCATCTCGGACGTCCGTCGCACCTTTTGTCTCTTTGTCACCTTTGACCTCCTCTTCATCTCCCTGCTGTGGATCATCGAGCTCAAT CTCCTTGCCTTGTTTCGTTTCCTGTGTCTCCAGTTGGGCTATGCTGCTCTGCGTCTGAGGCACTGGTGGGTGATTGCG ATCACCACTCTAGTGACAAGCTCCTTCCTTGTAGCCAAAGTCATTCTCTCCAAT CTGCTATCCCAGAATGCCTTTGGCTATGTGTTACCCATCACATCCTTTGTGGTGGCGTGGCTGGAGACGTGGTTCCTGGACTTCAAGGTGCTCTCCATAGAGGCTGGTGATGAGAGAG CCTACCTAGCAGCAGTGAACGCAGCGTCGGAGCGAGCTTCCATGATCTACCCACGCGCTGTGTCTGAAGGACAGTTCTACTCTCCACCTGAATCCCTCGCAG GGTCTGAGGAGGACCTGGATGAGGAGGGGCTGGGTCGCAGGGCAGTCTCCCCCCAGGAGAAGGAGCTGGTGAGGCAGGGTAAAGAGGCCATGGCCGTGGTGGAACAGATCCTGGCCCAGGAGGAGAACTGGAAGTTTGAGAAGAACAAT GACGCGGGGGATTCTGTGTACACACTGGAGATCCCCTTCCATGGAAAGACCTTCATTCTCAAG GCCTTCATGCAGTGTCCAGCAGAGCTGGTGTACCAGGAGGTGATCTTACAGCCAGAGAAGATGGCCCAGTGGAACAAAACTGTTTCTGGCTGCCAG ATCCTCCAGAGAGTGGATGACAACACCCTGGTGTCGTACGATATCTCTTCCGGAGCAGCAGGGGGGGTAGTGTCTGCCAG GGACTTTGTGAATGTGAGGCGGGTGGAACGCAAACGAGACTGCTACATCTCTGCTGGCATGGCAACCGACCATGGCGCCAAGCCTCCGCACAGTCGCTATGTCAG AGGTGAGAATGGTCCAGGAGGGTTTGTGGTCCTGAAGTCCAGCAGTAACCCCTCGGTTTGTACTTTTATCTGGGTGCTCAACACAGACCTCAAG GGTCGACTGCCCCGCTACCTTATCCACCAGAGTCTGGCTGCCACCATGTTTGAGTTTATGGCCCATCTACGCCAGCGCATCACTGACCTACGGTCCACTCGCTAG